From the genome of Neomonachus schauinslandi chromosome 5, ASM220157v2, whole genome shotgun sequence, one region includes:
- the NCF1 gene encoding neutrophil cytosol factor 1 isoform X2: MGDTFIRHIALLGFEKRFVPSQHYKMLKEMFPIEAGDINPQNRIIPHLPAPRWFDGQRVAESRQGTLTEYCNVLMSLPVKISRCPHLLNFFQVRPDDLKLPTDSQVKKPETYLVPKDKSITDITGPIILQTYRAIADFEKTSGSQMALATGDVVDVVEKSESGWWFCQMKTKRGWVPASYLEPLDSPDETEDPEPNYEGEPYVSIKAYTAQMEDEVSLQEGEAIEVIHKLLDGWWVIRKNDITGYFPSMYLQKSGQDIAQAQRQIKSRGAPPRRSSIRNAHSIHQRSRKRLSQDTYRRNSVRFLEQRRRQARPGPRRAGSPRPVGEQPETESAKPQPAVPPRPSADLILHRCSESTKRKLASAV; the protein is encoded by the exons aaaatgttaaaggaaatgtTTCCTATCGAGGCGGGGGACATCAACCCACAGAACAGGATCATCCCCCACCTGCCAG CCCCACGGTGGTTCGACGGGCAGCGGGTCGCCGAGAGTCGCCAGGGCACCCTCACCGAATACTGCAATGTGCTCATGAGCCTGCCTGTCAAGATCTCTcgctgcccccacctcctcaaCTTCTTCCAGGTGCGCCCCGACGACCTCAAGCTCCCCACGGACAGCCA GGTGAAAAAGCCAGAAACCTACCTGGTGCCGAAAGACAAGAGCATTACGG ACATCACAGGCCCCATCATCCTGCAGACGTACCGGGCCATCGCTGACTTTGAGAAGACCTCGGGCTCCCAGATGGCTCTGGCCACGGGTGATGTGGTGGACGTCGTGGAGAAGAGTGAGAGTG GCTGGTGGTTCTGCCAAATGAAGACAAAGCGAGGCTGGGTCCCGGCGTCCTACTTGGAGCCCCTGGACAGTCCTGATGAGACAGAGGACCCAGAGCCCAACTATGAAG GTGAGCCCTATGTCTCCATCAAAGCCTATACCGCCCAGATGGAGGATGAAGTGTCTCTGCAGGAGGGCGAAGCCATTGAGGTCATTCATAAGCTCCTGGATGGTTGGTGGGTCATCAG GAAAAACGACATCACAGGCTACTTCCCATCCATGTACCTACAGAAGTCCGGGCAGGATATAGCCCAGGCCCAACGCCAGATCAAGAGCCGAGGGGCACCACCCCGCAG GTCGTCCATCCGCAACGCACACAGCATCCACCAGCGGTCGCGGAAGCGCCTCAGCCAGGACACTTACCGGCGCAACAGTGTTCGTTTTCTGGAGCAGCGTCGCCGCCAGGCGCGGCCGGGACCGCGGAGGGCAGGGAGCCCGCGCC CGGTAGGGGAGCAGCCTGAGACCGAGAGCGCAAAGCCACAGCCCGCGGTGCCCCCGCGGCCCAGCGCGGACCTCATCCTGCACCGCTGCAGTGAGAGCACCAAACGGAAGCTGGCTTCCGCCGTCTGA
- the NCF1 gene encoding neutrophil cytosol factor 1 isoform X1: MGDTFIRHIALLGFEKRFVPSQHYVYMFLVKWQDLSEKVVYRRFTEIYEFHKMLKEMFPIEAGDINPQNRIIPHLPAPRWFDGQRVAESRQGTLTEYCNVLMSLPVKISRCPHLLNFFQVRPDDLKLPTDSQVKKPETYLVPKDKSITDITGPIILQTYRAIADFEKTSGSQMALATGDVVDVVEKSESGWWFCQMKTKRGWVPASYLEPLDSPDETEDPEPNYEGEPYVSIKAYTAQMEDEVSLQEGEAIEVIHKLLDGWWVIRKNDITGYFPSMYLQKSGQDIAQAQRQIKSRGAPPRRSSIRNAHSIHQRSRKRLSQDTYRRNSVRFLEQRRRQARPGPRRAGSPRPVGEQPETESAKPQPAVPPRPSADLILHRCSESTKRKLASAV, from the exons GTGTACATGTTCCTGGTGAAGTGGCAGGACCTGTCTGAGAAGGTGGTATACCGGCGGTTCACGGAGATCTACGAGTTCCAC aaaatgttaaaggaaatgtTTCCTATCGAGGCGGGGGACATCAACCCACAGAACAGGATCATCCCCCACCTGCCAG CCCCACGGTGGTTCGACGGGCAGCGGGTCGCCGAGAGTCGCCAGGGCACCCTCACCGAATACTGCAATGTGCTCATGAGCCTGCCTGTCAAGATCTCTcgctgcccccacctcctcaaCTTCTTCCAGGTGCGCCCCGACGACCTCAAGCTCCCCACGGACAGCCA GGTGAAAAAGCCAGAAACCTACCTGGTGCCGAAAGACAAGAGCATTACGG ACATCACAGGCCCCATCATCCTGCAGACGTACCGGGCCATCGCTGACTTTGAGAAGACCTCGGGCTCCCAGATGGCTCTGGCCACGGGTGATGTGGTGGACGTCGTGGAGAAGAGTGAGAGTG GCTGGTGGTTCTGCCAAATGAAGACAAAGCGAGGCTGGGTCCCGGCGTCCTACTTGGAGCCCCTGGACAGTCCTGATGAGACAGAGGACCCAGAGCCCAACTATGAAG GTGAGCCCTATGTCTCCATCAAAGCCTATACCGCCCAGATGGAGGATGAAGTGTCTCTGCAGGAGGGCGAAGCCATTGAGGTCATTCATAAGCTCCTGGATGGTTGGTGGGTCATCAG GAAAAACGACATCACAGGCTACTTCCCATCCATGTACCTACAGAAGTCCGGGCAGGATATAGCCCAGGCCCAACGCCAGATCAAGAGCCGAGGGGCACCACCCCGCAG GTCGTCCATCCGCAACGCACACAGCATCCACCAGCGGTCGCGGAAGCGCCTCAGCCAGGACACTTACCGGCGCAACAGTGTTCGTTTTCTGGAGCAGCGTCGCCGCCAGGCGCGGCCGGGACCGCGGAGGGCAGGGAGCCCGCGCC CGGTAGGGGAGCAGCCTGAGACCGAGAGCGCAAAGCCACAGCCCGCGGTGCCCCCGCGGCCCAGCGCGGACCTCATCCTGCACCGCTGCAGTGAGAGCACCAAACGGAAGCTGGCTTCCGCCGTCTGA